The Pyrus communis chromosome 12, drPyrComm1.1, whole genome shotgun sequence genomic sequence ATGAGGGATTGAGATCATAAGAGTTTATGTATGACAACAGTTGTTGGTTATTAAGGAATGTATAAAGACTAAAAGTGCAATTGGTGTTAACCATTTTGACATGGATGCTTTGGATATTAGTGATAAGGGTTATCAAATTGATGACTTTGATAAGGATTACATGATGGGAAGTATCCTTATCAAAGACCACTGTTTACAATATAAATAAAGGGTCTCTACTCTCGCACAATACGCGCAAACAGAAACATTAAGCCCCATTGATTGACAATGCATACAAATAGTGTTGAGAGGAGAAGAACCTTTATTTTCTGCTACTACGACTTTACAAGGTTAGTGGTTAATTGGATATGCTGAGTTCTTTTGTTTCCGCTATATTTAAACTTACAATATTAACACACATACTTGCAAGTTTAGGTAGTACTTGTTTAAAACCCCTCAAAAAGTATAATCATATTTGGGCTTTATGGAAGGATCTAACAACATAAAAATGCTTATGGGTGGATTTGGCtaaaaaaaacgtaaactttCGTCTAGATCATAAAAGCGTTTCTTAAAAGACACATGCCAAATGCTTCCCAGCCAATCCCCACACACCCATTCTCCATGTCAGCACttgaatgttaaataaaaaagtttcaACTTGTTTCTAATAAAATGAaagtaatatatttttcttctcaaaggtatccaacaggatcctctccggatccttttggtgaggatcttgAAAATCCGTAAATAGTttccgttcattgtacatcgtgcggtcagtttttatcaagcacaaattcaataaaactacaaaaaaaaaaaaaataataaataaatcgaCCAAGGAGCTACTCAACATAGGCTTCCTGTCTACAATGTCGAATACTCTCTTAACCGAAAAGGAAAGAATTGGATTGAAGAAACGAAATAAAGACGATATCAAAACAACAGGATCTAGATATCTTTGTAATACACGACTGCCACTTATCGAGACTTGGGCAATTCTTTATTTCAAGTGCTTCCAGGAGCATCACTTCCGGCTGACTTTCGGTTCAGGTAACGAATAACAGCATCCTCAACcctgaaaaaaaaaggaacaccAAATTGGAAATTAATTGGGAGAACAACATGGCAGAGTCCCAAGTTTATACATAATCCCCTGAGCAACTAGTATTGTCTATATTCATACAACATGAAAGTGCCGTAGATACTGCAATATTTGAGATTCCGTGGAATTCACGCATTTTCGTGAGAAACGATGAAGTTCTACTATATTTGATTTGCGAAATGTACGGAAGTTAACATCATAAGGCCTTAAAAATTGGTACGTTTTATACCGTAAGGAAAAGTGGCAGAGAACCAACAGAAAACCAATGTCTTTAATTGGACCAAGAAACTGTGGAAGTTCATCAAATAATATGGATAAACTTCTACTGCAAACTAGAAATTACTAGTATTCTACAGTCACTGAGCAAGGATCTTATCACCAACACAAAAGCGACGTGAACCTCGGGGTTCTGTATGGTTTTCTGTTTTATCCTTAATCTAATCAAACTGTATTTCGTTGGCCAGCTATTAACAATGACATGAAATTATCTTGAGCAATATGATCATACCATACGTGAAAAAATGGAAGGGAAGGAATTAAATGCCGAGAAGAAGCTTACCAGGGTTGATTATAGAAATCAGAACGGCGCTCCTTTTCCGCATTACGGCTAGCATCTCCAGCAACAAGCCTTAGATCCTTGCTCTGGGAAGCAATCAAGGTATTAATGAACTCTGCAGGAGATTGACTGAACCCAAGAAAGAAAGCCCGCCGCCGTCGATGTTcatggattttttttatggatGCACATATCAATTCATCACAAGCATCAATCTCTTTGCTCCTCTCGGTGCTTCCCAAGAATGCAGACATCTCCTTCTCTAATATCATGGGTACATCAACCAGTATATCATAGCAAGTAGTTCCAGCTGGACAATTTCCAGAAAGTTTTATCTTATGCTCTATATGTATAGGCTGTGGTGGCGTTAAATGCTGTGATATCTTTTGTGAAACCATTGAAAACTTCATCTTCTCTTCCCCAAAAATCTTCTGAAGTGGTGGATCACACACAAAGAACGTAGGGTCATTCGGGTTCTGCAACTTCCTGGCCTTGACATAGTGCCAAATAGCACCTATAATTCTGGGTCGGGTCTCTACCTCAATTCCCAGAACTTCATGGAGGGCCGGTGAAAGTTTGAATTTCTCAGGTACATAATTCATCTCTAGTCTTAGTATTACAGTAAACTCCTTATCCCCTTTTCTTTTCACCTCAAAGCCGTCATGAAGAGCGGGTGAACGGGAACTTTCCCATAAAATCACTTGGTTATCTGGATAGAGGGTTTGGTCCAAGTATATGGTAACTTTCTTGAACAGGGATGAAAATTTTGCCCTTGATTTCGGTGTCAATCCAGCCATCACAGGATCCCTCCCGTCTTCCAGTAACCTCCCAATTATCTTAAGTGACCATGAAGGGGGTTCCGCATTTGTCTTCTCAGGAATTGTTTGTGTCTGATTCGCAAAGGTGTTGAATACATATACTCTAAGTGTTTTTTGAACACGGGGAGGACATTTAAGGGACTCCTGGATGTCCATCTTCTTCCTTGCCAAAGCAGCATCAACACGAGCTTCAAATTCAAGCAACTGAGTATAAAGACCGGATTCTGGCAGAAGTGCAGCCACTTTGTCCGGTATTTGTTTATCAGGTAGCTTTCGCTTCTTTCTACTAGCAGCTGGGGTGAGCTCCATGGTTTTAAATGGTGAACCCATGTTGGCACTAGATGAACCTGGAGGCCGAGAAGGCGGCCTCTGGTTTGCCCGCTTAGCAGTTCCTGTGCTAGGCGTTGCCAAAGAGGGTGATGAAGCACCAGCATTACTAGTATTCACATTATGCAACTGGGAACGTGACTGAGCTTGAGCTTGCAACTGAACAAATTGGGCATGGGCAGCTTGAGTTTGGGCTTGTGCGTGAGCATTCACATACTGCGCCTGTGCAAGTGCCTGCGCTTGCGGCTCAGACAACTGAAAGTGTCCCGGAAAATGAGCTCCCCCTTGTGTCGGAGGCTGCGATTGAGTGAGAAGATTAGGCTGGTGATTCATGGCCATAGGTTGCGGCACCGGCCCAGAATTGCCAAAGTGAGGTGGCACGCCCACATTCTTGGACTgatcattattattattcatCGTTGCGGTTATCAAAAAATCACAACCTTCAACACACAAAAACTATTCCAtcaaaaaccccaaaaccctaatcaacCTCCGAAATCCTCAACTTCCAAACCCCAAGAACGAAATTAATCCCGGGTTTCGGCTCTACCGAGCTTTCTCCTTCTACCAAACAAAAAGACACGATCTTTCACCCATAAAGGCTTAAAGTTGCGCTGAAACTGTAAAGATTCAAGCTTCCAAGCAAGAACTTTCTGTAGAacataaaaccctaatttgagtAATTTCAGAAGCAAAACCCATAATTCATATATCAAAAGCAGCAATATTCAACCCAAATTTGAGCATTACAGAAGCAGCCAGTGAGTTCAAAACTTACGCAGGCTGTGTTAATACAAAGCTAATTATTATCTATCAGAATTAAGAAGCTAATTACGGAAAATTTAAACAATAATTAGGAATATTAAATCATACGACGATAATTACATCATCAAATAATTGACCATAGGACATGTAATTACTTGTTAGTAGCTTCTGGGGCTTCTCCTTCCCTCGCTCTCTCTGCTTCCAGATCGGCAATGGAGCTGAACCGgttctctttccctctctctctctctgttattTGCGGTTTAGTTCAGCTGTCGAAGTTACACAATTGCCCTTTTTAGTTAGATTAGCACGTGCTTAAATTTCTAAGAAGAATTTTGGAAAGGGCACATGCACTTACCTTATTTACGAGATTTCCCAAAATACTTTCTACTTATAATGTTTTTCTAGGATACACATCACTATTTGGTctgaaataattaataatttaaattttttatatagagattttattaattttcaaaataattgGATTGTGAATAAAAAATATGCCACTTTTAATTGAATGAATCGATGTCGCTCATGTCAATGATTGAGTACAAATTGTACGATGCATGAGCTCATAGACCCTTATGTGAACTTCCCTACCGTAGTCTTCATACACGTGTCCATGTCCGCCCCActcctttattttctttttggcatATTTTACTAATTTCTTATTTTAAGCAGTTCCACATTATAATGCGTAATCtaatatttttagtattttcGTTTCTAGTTGATCCCTTgcttattcctttttctttttcccaggTCCGAACTTTAATTTCAAGTAAGAATGCATGTActtaatattttaaaacatgTACATTTGTCTATTGTTCTCGAATTTGTCAAATTGAGAGTAATATTTTCcttcaaaagtaaaaaaataacgTACAAATGTGATGAAAATTTTGCGTTCGGAACAACGTGTCACaatttaaatgaataaaaacacATAAGCAATGATACGCTAccgtttttttttctaaaaaatcacttaatcaaattgaaaatcgaaagaaaaatggaaatatCATAATCGAAGACCCAAAAAAAAGCTCAAATCAAAGGCCCATTTCACAACTGTTAGTGTGGACTTCGGCCCAAAGAAAAAATTTCGAGCCCAGAAGCGGTAAGTAAaccctacacacacacacacacacacactctctctctctctctctctctctctctctcacaaccCTGCGTCTCAAAGACCCTTTCTGCATGGAGCAATGCAGAGGTATTATGATTCACATCTGTATGCTAACTGCATATATGTTTGCTGTTGACATATTCTCCAGGTGAAGGGTTTAGATGTGGATTCGTGAGTGTTCCGGACATACCGTGCTCCGAAGCAAAGGAGCCGCACATACCGTGCTCATGGAAGAATTAATCGT encodes the following:
- the LOC137710930 gene encoding SWI/SNF complex component SNF12 homolog, yielding MNNNNDQSKNVGVPPHFGNSGPVPQPMAMNHQPNLLTQSQPPTQGGAHFPGHFQLSEPQAQALAQAQYVNAHAQAQTQAAHAQFVQLQAQAQSRSQLHNVNTSNAGASSPSLATPSTGTAKRANQRPPSRPPGSSSANMGSPFKTMELTPAASRKKRKLPDKQIPDKVAALLPESGLYTQLLEFEARVDAALARKKMDIQESLKCPPRVQKTLRVYVFNTFANQTQTIPEKTNAEPPSWSLKIIGRLLEDGRDPVMAGLTPKSRAKFSSLFKKVTIYLDQTLYPDNQVILWESSRSPALHDGFEVKRKGDKEFTVILRLEMNYVPEKFKLSPALHEVLGIEVETRPRIIGAIWHYVKARKLQNPNDPTFFVCDPPLQKIFGEEKMKFSMVSQKISQHLTPPQPIHIEHKIKLSGNCPAGTTCYDILVDVPMILEKEMSAFLGSTERSKEIDACDELICASIKKIHEHRRRRAFFLGFSQSPAEFINTLIASQSKDLRLVAGDASRNAEKERRSDFYNQPWVEDAVIRYLNRKSAGSDAPGST